In the Acropora muricata isolate sample 2 chromosome 1, ASM3666990v1, whole genome shotgun sequence genome, one interval contains:
- the LOC136898051 gene encoding adenosine receptor A3-like produces the protein MIKYDFQQNTTSLVDWFSPAECIAWATVFGIEAVVIVMLNALSVFIYLKKPSLRKRSMYLVINLAVADMFVGGSAIIECLLLGNECGLWKVNYFNQSPALVIIVLQRSFPLASIVNLAAISLERTQATFRPFKHRLLRNTTFIAAAFAVWLTAGLCSAGVLLRNFVPVRTREFYRGFYITYLSLFLFCLLTIVASYSSIAIKFAFGNQPRHHGATSRERKLTKTVFIVTGVSLLLTLPQIFVLFCCFVSQLPNFLKIVSFRTRSLYSLFFKFFFYANSLVNPAVYAFRIPDFKRALLSIVRRRSQRQSAQIFPLNEMPH, from the coding sequence ATGATCAAATACGATTttcaacaaaacacaacttcacTTGTCGATTGGTTTTCTCCCGCTGAATGCATTGCCTGGGCAACAGTGTTTGGCATAGAAGCTGTTGTCATAGTGATGTTAAACGCCCTTTCAGTCTTTATTTACCTGAAAAAGCCGAGTCTTCGCAAGCGTAGTATGTACCTGGTGATTAACCTggcagttgctgatatgtttgTTGGAGGCTCTGCAATCATTGAGTGTTTGCTTTTAGGAAACGAGTGTGGCTTGTGGAAGGTCAACTATTTCAACCAATCTCCCGCGCTAGTTATCATTGTTTTGCAGCGCTCATTTCCACTGGCATCGATAGTgaaccttgctgctatttctTTAGAGCGGACGCAAGCAACGTTTCGTCCCTTCAAGCATCGTCTCCTCCGAAATACAACTTTTATAGCAGCTGCATTTGCTGTCTGGCTGACTGCCGGGCTTTGTTCAGCGGGCGTACTCTTACGTAACTTTGTGCCTGTTAGGACTCGTGAATTCTACCGAGGCTTTTATATCACATACTTgtcattgttcttgttttgccttttaactATCGTTGCCTCTTACTCGTCTATAGCTATAAAATTTGCTTTTGGTAATCAACCTCGTCACCATGGTGCAACCagcagagaaagaaaactgaccaagacagTTTTTATTGTGACAGGTGTATCCTTATTGCTAACGCTGCCCcagatatttgttttgttttgttgttttgtgtcaCAGCTTCCCAATTTTCTGAAAATAGTTTCCTTTCGAACACGATCTTTGTACAGtttattttttaagtttttcttttatgcaaacTCTTTAGTCAATCCTGCTGTTTAtgcatttagaattccagaTTTTAAAAGAGCTTTGTTATCTATCGTACGACGTAGATCACAGCGGCAGTCAGCACAGATTTTCCCTCTTAATGAGATGCCTCATTAG
- the LOC136926033 gene encoding uncharacterized protein, which produces MDSDTGKIVSFSVVQVRETTSSNAMEKEGFVRCISSLENGDDVSIDRITTDRHTVITSTMAKDYPHIKHQYDVWHVSKSVVKKLNKKAKLKSCQDLSRWIQSVSNHLWWSAATCNGDVKLLREKWVSVLHHVRNKHSWNDAELFRKCAHPCLTRREVERKCWLKPGTPAYVALEEVVLQPKLLKDLANLTDFCHTGGLEVYHSMILKYCPKREHFSYKGMVARTQLAAIDNNHNTGRKQAVIQRGERVGEARYRPCFPKMHRRWVVKPVLEKKSYAFLPELPKKVLGMCNGTEDPLEPTAVDLPPNIASEPAPGKQDLIKKRRSRFSR; this is translated from the coding sequence ATGGACAGTGACACgggaaaaattgtttctttctctgTGGTTCAGGTTAGAGAAACCACTTCTTCAAATGCCATGGAGAAAGAGGGGTTTGTGAGGTGCATCAGCAGCCTAGAGAATGGGGATGATGTCTCCATTGACAGAATAACTACAGACAGGCACACAGTCATAACTAGCACCATGGCGAAGGACTATCCCCACATTAAGCACCAGTATGATGTTTGGCATGTGTCAAAGTCTGTTGTAAAGAAACTGAACAAGAAGGCCAAGCTGAAAAGTTGCCAAGACCTGTCTCGTTGGATTCAATCAGTCTCCAATCATCTCTGGTGGTCTGCAGCAACATGCAATGGAGATGTAAAGCTGTTAAGAGAGAAGTGGGTTTCTGTCCTTCATCATGTGAGAAACAAGCACTCGTGGAATGATGCAGAACTATTTCGAAAGTGCGCACATCCCTGTCTCACCCGTAGAGAAGTGGAAAGAAAGTGCTGGCTTAAACCAGGAACCCCAGCTTATGTTGCACTAGAAGAAGTGGTTCTCCAACCAAAACTGTTGAAGGATTTGGCAAACCTGACTGATTTCTGTCACACAGGTGGTCTTGAAGTTTACCACTCCATGATCCTTAAGTATTGTCCCAAGAGAGAGCACTTCTCCTACAAGGGTATGGTAGCTAGAACACAGCTGGCTGCCATTGACAACAACCATAACACAGGAAGGAAGCAAGCCGTAATTCAAAGGGGAGAAAGGGTAGGAGAGGCAAGATATCGTCCATGTTTTCCCAAGATGCACAGGCGTTGGGTTGTCAAGCCAGTATTGGAGAAGAAAAGTTATGCGTTCCTTCCTGAGCTGCCGAAGAAAGTTCTAGGGATGTGTAATGGCACAGAAGATCCCCTGGAGCCTACTGCAGTAGATTTACCACCGAATATTGCAAGTGAGCCTGCACCAGGCAAACAAGACTTAATTAAAAAACGTAGGTCCAGATTTTCAAGGTAA
- the LOC136916329 gene encoding substance-K receptor-like — MLLRHNNQMMTNHSQQQNTTSSFARFSAPERIAWLTVFGMEAVITVTLSALTIIVYLKERSLRKRTMYLVINQAVADMFVGACVIVEFWELGVSFGFWKIHHFSEPFLSVNYVLWFVFSPASFTNLAAISLERTHATFHPLQHRLLNKKISGAVIAAVWITSWPFATIRLLYEIQISNFEQYEHFLASYYLLCLLCLLIIVVSYSSIGIKIVCGTQPHHEGAVSRERRLTKTLFVVTVVSFLLALPFVIFASCEKNALLATALISHRTYLRLKLSFVILFYANSLVNPIIYAFRMAEFRRALFSVLHYRAQAQSTPVFHLDEI; from the coding sequence ATGActaatcactctcagcaacaaaacacaacttcatcTTTTGCGAGATTTTCTGCACCTGAGCGCATTGCTTGGTTAACAGTGTTTGGCATGGAGGCCGTTATTACAGTGACGTTGAGTGCCCTTACAATtattgtttacctgaaagagcgcagtcttcgcaagcgcaccatgtacttggtgatcaaccaggcagttgctgatatgtttgTTGGGGCCTGCGTAATCGTTGAGTTTTGGGAGTTGGGAGTCAGTTTTGGCTTCTGGAAGATCCATCATTTCAGCGAACCGTTTTTATCGGTTAACTATGTTTTGTGGTTCGTCTTTTCACCAGCGTCATTCACAAACCTTGCCGCTATTTCTTTAGAGAGAACACACGCAACGTTTCATCCTCTCCAGCATCGCCTACTGAACAAGAAGATCTCTGGGGCAGTTATAGCGGCCGTTTGGAtaacatcttggccttttgcaACTATTAGGCTCTTATATGAAATCcagatttcaaattttgaacaaTACGAACACTTTCTTGCCTCATATTATTTATTATGCTTGCTTTGCCTTTTAATTATCGTGGTCTCGTACTCGTCTATAGGTATAAAAATTGTCTGTGGAACTCAACCTCATCACGAGGGTGCAGTCAGTAGAGAAAGAAGATTGACCAAGACGCTGTTCGTCGTGACAGTCGTATCTTTTCTACTCGCGttgccattcgttattttcgCGAGTTGTGAAAAAAATGCATTACTTGCGACAGCTTTGATTTCGCATAGAACATATTTGCGGTTAAAGTTATCTTTTGTCATTCTATTTTATgcaaactctcttgtcaatccaattATTTATGCATTTAGAATGGCAGAGTTCAGAAGAgctctgttttctgttttgcacTATAGAGCACAAGCACAGTCTACTCCGGTTTTTCATCTAGACGAGATTTAA